GGGCGGTCGCGGTCGGCGTGGTCGTGGTCCTCGTCCAGCGACGCCGACGGCATCCGCTGGGTGGCGATGCGGCGGTCCTCGACGTCGTCCTGCACCTCGTCGTGGCCGACCAGCACGAACGACCGGTAGCCCAGCGCCAGCAGGAACGTGGTGAGCGCGAAGGTGATCACCACCGCGGTGAGGGCGAGCGCCTGCGGCAGCGGGTCGGTGATGGCCCCCACGATGCCCGTGCCGAGCACCGGAGGGGCCCCGGGCGGGCCCGCGGCGATCTGCAGCAGCAGGTTGGTGCCGTGCCCGAGCACGACGACGCCGAGCAGCACGCGCATGAGCGAGCGCTGCAGCAGCAGGTAGAAGCCCGCGGCGAACAGGGTGCCGACCGTGAGCGCCATGATCACGTTGATGGTGGTCATCAGGGGCTCTCCCCCGCGTCGTGCATGTCGCGGTCGATGCCGGCGCCGAGCGAGCGCAGCAGGTCGAGCACCACGCCCAC
This sequence is a window from Pseudonocardia petroleophila. Protein-coding genes within it:
- a CDS encoding Na(+)/H(+) antiporter subunit C, translated to MTTINVIMALTVGTLFAAGFYLLLQRSLMRVLLGVVVLGHGTNLLLQIAAGPPGAPPVLGTGIVGAITDPLPQALALTAVVITFALTTFLLALGYRSFVLVGHDEVQDDVEDRRIATQRMPSASLDEDHDHADRDRPSDDDGTDDDEADDDLETAAR